AAAAGAAGAACTAGAGACACGGTTCAACCGTACGGTTAAAGTTGAAAATGATGCGAAGGCCCTTGCGCTTGGCGAGGTTTGGTTCGGGAACGGAAACGGAGCGGAAAGTGTAGTTGCCGTAAATATCGGGAACGGTATAGGAGCTGGTATTGTAGTAGACGGCAAGCTGTTTCACGGCGAAAATTTTATTGCCGGAGAAATTGGACACATGACGATCGATATGGGCGGAAAGCAGTGCACGTGCGGCAACTACGGATGCCTGCAAACACTGGCTGCCGGACCTGCGATAGCTGAGAAAGCACAAAAAGAGGTAGCAATCGGAAGAGATAGCGTTCTGCGGGAGATGGCGGATCACGATCTGGAAAAAATCGATGGAAAAATGGTCTACGAAGGAGCTCTTCAAGGAGATGACCTTTGTGTTCAAGTGCTGAAGTCAACCGGGATCTATCTGGGGATCGGCCTGACAAACCTGATCCACCTTATGAACCCAAAGCTGATTATTATCGGCGGCGGTGTATCCAATGCTGGAGACTTTCTTATGGACAGCTTGAAGGAAACGGTTCAAAAGAAGGCGCTGACTGAAGCGGCAAAACATACCGATATCCGGGTGTCGAAGCTCGGAAACAAAGCGACGGCGATCGGTGCCGTTTCCTTGCTGCTCGTTGAGTTGTTCCAGTAAGATTATAAAAAGGTGCCAGGCACCCTGAGTATATATCAGGGGCCAGACACCTTTTTTGTTATTTCTTTGTGATGGTTACATTCTTCTCAACCGTGTTTCCGCCAAGGTCTGTCAGTTCAAGATGGACGGTGTTTTTACCTTTTTTAAGGGAAACTTTTTGGCTGATTTTCTTCGTTAATGCTCTCTTTACATACGGCTCTTTGAAGTAATGGCGGTATGCCGCATTGTCGTTCACGAAGAAACGCATCTCATCATAGTTGTCCGCAAGCGTAATTTTAAGTGTTGCTGTTTTTGTTTTGCTTGAGACGGTTTTCGGTGCATCTACTTTAATTGTCGGAAGTGTTGAGTCAACAATCACCTTCCGGCTGAAGGCTACTCGATTTCCGGCTTTATCGATCGCTTCTACTTTAAACGATTTTATATTGTCAGATGTATACGTGATCGTTTTGCTGAAATCATACTGTTGTTCTGGTCCATTCCATACCAGCTTGGCAGGTTTGCCGTCAATCATGAATGATTTCAGGCCGGATTCATCGCTTACATGCCCAGTGACGGTCACTGTTTTTGAAGTCGTGATGCCGTAAGCTTCAGGAGAGTCTACAGTAACACTTGGTACACTTGTATCTTTCCCGCTCATGTTTACATTTTTCATGACTGAGTTTCCTGCATAGTCGTAAGCAGCAAGAACGACTTTTGCGCGACTAGGAAGGTCATTCAGCTTATATTCGCTCGCAGAAGCATCCAGCGGCTCGGAAAGAACACTTTTTCCGTTCACTTGAACATCATAGTAAGCTACTCCTGTTCCCTGGTCACCAGCTGTCCAGGAAAGCGTATTGCTATCTGCATTCCATTTTGCAGTAACAGCAGGATCTTTTGTATCTACATACACAGGGAACAATGCTTTTTGCCACTTAGCTTTCGGATAATCAACCACTGAGCTTACTTGGTAGTAGTACAATCCGTCTTTTACTTTAGAACCATTCACTGTTCCATCCCAGGCAGCTTCTGTAATAGGAGTATACCCAGGTTCAGATCCGCCGTCATAATAGTTCTTCACTACATCTTCTTGTGTGTCCAATTTGCGAAGTGATGTTTTATTTCGGTCAAGGATGGAGTATTCCACTTTCTTGGCGTTTCTTAGGAAAGAAAGCACCGGGAATGCTTCATCATAAAGCCCGTCTCCATCCGGAGAGAAAGAAACTTTGTCTTTTAGCACATTTTTCGATGCATCGCTTCCAAGGAATTCAAAGTCTCCGTTAACTTCAGCAGCCAGTCCTGTCACTCCATAGAACGTGTTGTCATCGTATACAGGAGCGTCAATGATCGGTGCTTTGTCCCATTTGCCGTGGAAACCAACGTAAGGGACGCTTAGTTCAGGGTATTTATTGCCTGCATCTATTAATCTTACAAAACCTTCTACAAAGTAGCCGTTTTTGAAGATCTTGTCGAGCGGCATGTCATTAGCCCAGTCTACGGTATCTTTTAGATCGACCGTAACATTTACAGTTGCTGTGCTTTTCGCTTTGATCGCAATACTGCTCGCTTTCTTAGAACCAGAAGTAAAAGAAATCGGGAACGTTCCTCTATTTGGATCCTCTGAATCTCTTGTTCCATTTTTAAAGATTCCATCTGCTTCAAGCAGGTTCATGCCTTGAAGTGCAAGGTCTGTTTGAACATTGCCCGCAAGCTTGTACGTTACGTCTTTGGAGCTGTAGTTTTTAAGATTTAAAGTAAAGGTAAATTTATCGCCTACTTCTTTTACGGCTGCTTTTCCTTCACCTGATTTTGCTTCTGTTACAACCACTGGAGTTTTCATTGCCGCATGAAGATCCATTAATCCTGCACCTTCAAGGCGTGGAGAATAGTAGTTTCCAGTTTGGCTCTCTGTATTGAACAAGCCATGATCAGCTTGCGGTCTTGATGTGTTCATTAAGATGTTTTTGGCGAGTTTAACGCGGGTTGCCCCTTTAACTTTGAAATCTTTGTCCACTCTTTCCATCACGAGAGCAGCACCGCCGGCAACATGCGGAGCAGCCATGGACGTTCCACTCATCACGCCATATTGGTTGTCGTTAAGCGTTGAATAAATCTTTCCGCCTGGTGCAGTGATTTCCGGTTTAAAGTCAAGGTTCGGTGTCACGCCCCATGAACTGAAATCAGACATCTCTCCTGCGTTTGGATTGGATGCAGAAATGGCTTTACCATCAAAAATCACTTCAAGCTTCTTGCCTTCTTTCGCCTTTGCTTCGAGCTGGTTGCCGTCAGCAATGCTTAAAGAAACAAGAGGAATCGTCGGTTTGTCGAGGGCCATGTTGACGTAATCGCCATGGTCCACTCTACCTCGGATAATCACGCCTGCTGCGCCTTGCTTTTCAGCTTCCCGCTGAATCATTGCATAGTTGAAGCTTCCGTTTCGGACAACGAAAACGACTTTGTCCTTCACATCTTTACCTGCATAGTTGGCAGGGCTGCCGTCACCGACATAAACGACTTCCATCTTATCTTTATCAAACGTGCCGATCGGATTTGGAGATTCCTGCTTTTGGTAAGCAATGTATCCCATATCCGCTCCGTCCACTTTTAAGTTCATGCCTTCAAGTGTAAGCTTTGTGTTTTCAAGCGAAGCGACTTGAAGAGCTTGTCCGATCAATCCAGGAGACCCAACTACTCCGGTATCTGGATTAGACGGATAAGGGTTTCCTGCTCCATGTCCTGCGTAAGCAGAGTTGCCTGCAGAAATGGCACAAAGAATACCGTTGTTTGTTGCGTTCTGAATCGCTTTTTCCTCAGGGTCATCATGCTGTACGAACGCAGCTGTTGATCCAAGGCTCATGTTGATCACATCAGCGCCGAGTGCAATCGCATCGTCGATCGCTTTAATATAAATATCACTGAACGTGGATGGCATTCCAGGATCGTTTCCAAATACTTTAAGCGCTAAAAGCTGTGCTTCAGGAGCTACACCTTTAATTCCGCCATTGTCTTCATCCCCGTTTGCTCCTACAATCCCTGAAACGTGCATGCCGTGCATGGAAGCACCAGGGCCAAGATCGCGGATTTCTTTGTCGTGGTCCGCATAGTTGTATCCGTAAGGTATTTTTTCAGTAAAGTAGCTGCCTTTCAGTCCTTTGGAGTCTTTAAGGCCGTTCACTTTCCCGGATGTCAGCTTCACTTTTGTATCAGGGCTGAGCACCATATCTTTATGTGAAGGATCGATGCCAGTGTCGATAACAGCCACGACTGTTCCTTCTCCTTTATATCCATAGTCCTGCCATGTTTCTTTTGCATGGACGATATCCTTGCTGTACAGCATGTTCGGCTTGTCCCCGTTAATTGACTCAGGACGTTTATATTCATGCGAAATATGTACATCTTTCACACCGTCAAGCTTTTCGATATCTTTAATATCACCATATTTGACTTCACCGCTGAAGCCGTTAAGTACGGTTGTAAAGCTGTCCTTATACGATACCGGGATGTCTTCCTTCTCGATGTCCTCTTTCACTTCTTTTTGTTCATTGGCCAATTTTTTGGTCAGCGCCGTTTTTTCGCTTGTGCTCAAAGCACTGTAGCGCTTGTTTTGAGCCTGTGCGTACTGAATCGCTGGTTTTTGATCGAGTTCGACGACCACGCGAACCTTATCGTTTTTGCCGTATTTCTCTTCTTGCGGCAGTTTTTTAAGATCCAGGCCTTG
This genomic stretch from Fictibacillus marinisediminis harbors:
- a CDS encoding S8 family serine peptidase, encoding MKKRIALMTAFIMTFSNLAYAQGNLPSHSKAAGTKPQGLDLKKLPQEEKYGKNDKVRVVVELDQKPAIQYAQAQNKRYSALSTSEKTALTKKLANEQKEVKEDIEKEDIPVSYKDSFTTVLNGFSGEVKYGDIKDIEKLDGVKDVHISHEYKRPESINGDKPNMLYSKDIVHAKETWQDYGYKGEGTVVAVIDTGIDPSHKDMVLSPDTKVKLTSGKVNGLKDSKGLKGSYFTEKIPYGYNYADHDKEIRDLGPGASMHGMHVSGIVGANGDEDNGGIKGVAPEAQLLALKVFGNDPGMPSTFSDIYIKAIDDAIALGADVINMSLGSTAAFVQHDDPEEKAIQNATNNGILCAISAGNSAYAGHGAGNPYPSNPDTGVVGSPGLIGQALQVASLENTKLTLEGMNLKVDGADMGYIAYQKQESPNPIGTFDKDKMEVVYVGDGSPANYAGKDVKDKVVFVVRNGSFNYAMIQREAEKQGAAGVIIRGRVDHGDYVNMALDKPTIPLVSLSIADGNQLEAKAKEGKKLEVIFDGKAISASNPNAGEMSDFSSWGVTPNLDFKPEITAPGGKIYSTLNDNQYGVMSGTSMAAPHVAGGAALVMERVDKDFKVKGATRVKLAKNILMNTSRPQADHGLFNTESQTGNYYSPRLEGAGLMDLHAAMKTPVVVTEAKSGEGKAAVKEVGDKFTFTLNLKNYSSKDVTYKLAGNVQTDLALQGMNLLEADGIFKNGTRDSEDPNRGTFPISFTSGSKKASSIAIKAKSTATVNVTVDLKDTVDWANDMPLDKIFKNGYFVEGFVRLIDAGNKYPELSVPYVGFHGKWDKAPIIDAPVYDDNTFYGVTGLAAEVNGDFEFLGSDASKNVLKDKVSFSPDGDGLYDEAFPVLSFLRNAKKVEYSILDRNKTSLRKLDTQEDVVKNYYDGGSEPGYTPITEAAWDGTVNGSKVKDGLYYYQVSSVVDYPKAKWQKALFPVYVDTKDPAVTAKWNADSNTLSWTAGDQGTGVAYYDVQVNGKSVLSEPLDASASEYKLNDLPSRAKVVLAAYDYAGNSVMKNVNMSGKDTSVPSVTVDSPEAYGITTSKTVTVTGHVSDESGLKSFMIDGKPAKLVWNGPEQQYDFSKTITYTSDNIKSFKVEAIDKAGNRVAFSRKVIVDSTLPTIKVDAPKTVSSKTKTATLKITLADNYDEMRFFVNDNAAYRHYFKEPYVKRALTKKISQKVSLKKGKNTVHLELTDLGGNTVEKNVTITKK
- a CDS encoding ROK family transcriptional regulator, whose product is MQRGTFQLMKSLNRNIILNKIRLEGPISRAQIAKDTKLTPPTVSTIVKELIDSGMIKESEQGESKGGRKPTMLIINADSFYVIGLDVGPKDIKTILTDLNGKVLKFQERVLFSPMTNHKLLDIMKAEIQQIMDPYSEEEDKIIGIGVGMHGVVDVEQGLSLYAPNLNLRNIPIKEELETRFNRTVKVENDAKALALGEVWFGNGNGAESVVAVNIGNGIGAGIVVDGKLFHGENFIAGEIGHMTIDMGGKQCTCGNYGCLQTLAAGPAIAEKAQKEVAIGRDSVLREMADHDLEKIDGKMVYEGALQGDDLCVQVLKSTGIYLGIGLTNLIHLMNPKLIIIGGGVSNAGDFLMDSLKETVQKKALTEAAKHTDIRVSKLGNKATAIGAVSLLLVELFQ